One window of the Cryptomeria japonica chromosome 7, Sugi_1.0, whole genome shotgun sequence genome contains the following:
- the LOC131059670 gene encoding leucine-rich repeat receptor-like serine/threonine/tyrosine-protein kinase SOBIR1: MALKCSLLALSVLFFHVFLVSSLHAFKTDHQDGLFRGLDHDVQVLLELRRSLEVDSSFWDTSESPCEWFGVDCDEITTNDGVGKEKRVVHLELDSKQLKGRLSPAIGRLSELKNLSFANNLLVGRIPKEIASCLKLEVVDLSGNKLSGPIPSEFGNLRNLKVLHLSDNSLSGEISVLSLRTRSSPDGLSEGPFPCLEYLNLANNHLTGMIPYHIARISTLESIFLNGNMFVGPIPQSLGSLPSLEVLDLHNNFLHGKIPPTLVNNSSKLHSLDVSGNFLVGRISPSFGKLRTLRFLNVSNNNLEGPIPWGAWFKYGADPSAFSGNTRLCGRPLKACPKTATSDLSSSTSLSPSSSQLSAQDQLEKQQSQSLLSGVLKRSIPESSLSTAPKTRFVLENFGKPPPSLAPAPAPSQNYTRNGTQAPPPPKHKKKKKLSITKWVLGDSLGLLTGAISAVMCSFLYRMLLYCIRGRSKDQGAKIYSSLIKKAEDLAFLNTEDGLRSAELIGKGGSGEVYRTQLRDGREIAIKKIAQPSLNSTDISDEDTKLLDKRRRQIRAELDTLGHIRHRNLVTLLAYIARPDCHLLIYDYMKNGSIHQALERVAEGTLELAWPVRHKIAMGIATGLQYLHFHSTPKIIHRDLKPGNILLDENFEAHVADFGLAKALPDTATHATTSNVAGTVGYIAPEYHQTLKFTDKCDVYSFGVVLAVLVTGKNPYDDFFQTIPQASIPRWLRNVVGSETASCAIDPQIRGQGYDDEIFLVMKVACFCTDDDPNKRPNTREVLTMLSQIRE, encoded by the coding sequence ATGGCCTTGAAGTGCAGTTTGCTAGCACTTTCTGTActcttcttccatgtttttctgGTGAGTTCTCTTCATGCTTTTAAGACTGACCATCAGGATGGTCTTTTTAGAGGCCTTGATCATGATGTTCAAGTTCTTCTTGAGTTGAGGAGATCACTGGAGGTGGACTCATCATTCTGGGACACATCAGAGTCTCCATGTGAATGGTTTGGTGTGGACTGTGATGAGATCACTACAAATGATGGTGTGGGGAAGGAGAAAAGGGTAGTGCATCTGGAATTGGATTCCAAACAGTTGAAAGGACGCTTATCTCCTGCAATTGGAAGGCTTTCTGAGCTGAAAAATCTTTCTTTTGCTAATAACTTGCTGGTTGGAAGGATCCCAAAAGAGATTGCTTCTTGTCTGAAGTTAGAAGTTGTGGACCTGAGTGGAAACAAGCTTTCTGGACCAATTCCTTCAGAATTCGGCAATCTCAGGAACCTCAAGGTATTGCATCTCTCTGATAACTCTCTCTCTGGTGAGATTTCAGTCCTTAGTTTGAGAACTAGAAGTAGTCCTGATGGCTTATCAGAAGGTCCTTTTCCATGTCTTGAATATCTCAATTTGGCCAACAATCATCTCACAGGTATGATTCCTTATCATATAGCCAGGATTTCGACCTTAGAATCTATTTTTCTAAATGGTAATATGTTTGTAGGACCCATTCCTCAAAGTTTGGGTTCTTTACCATCTTTGGAAGTCCTTGACCTGCACAACAATTTTCTCCACGGTAAGATCCCGCCAACATTAGTAAACAATTCCAGCAAACTGCATTCCTTAGATGTGTCAGGAAATTTCCTAGTAGGAAGAATTTCTCCTTCCTTTGGAAAGCTACGAACTCTGAGGTTTCTAAATGTTTCTAACAACAATTTGGAAGGTCCTATTCCCTGGGGAGCTTGGTTCAAGTATGGAGCAGACCCAAGTGCTTTCTCTGGGAATACTAGACTCTGTGGCCGGCCACTAAAAGCTTGTCCAAAAACAGCAACCTCTGATTTGTCTTCTTCAACATCGTTATCACCATCTTCTTCACAGCTCTCGGCACAAGATCAACTGGAGAAACAACAATCTCAAAGCCTTCTTTCAGGTGTTTTAAAGAGGTCAATTCCTGAATCTTCACTCTCAACTGCTCCAAAAACTCGGTTTGTGTTAGAAAATTTTGGTAAGCCACCTCCATCTCTAGCACCAGCTCCAGCTCCAAGTCAAAACTACACAAGAAATGGTACCCAAGCCCCACCACCACCAAagcataagaagaagaagaagttgtcaATTACAAAGTGGGTTTTGGGTGATTCATTGGGACTACTAACAGGAGCTATCTCTGCAGTTATGTGTTCATTTTTGTATAGAATGCTCTTGTACTGTATCCGTGGAAGATCCAAGGATCAGGGTGCTAAGATTTACAGTTCCTTAATTAAAAAGGCTGAGGATTTAGCCTTCTTAAATACAGAGGATGGTCTCAGATCAGCAGAGCTCATAGGAAAAGGGGGTTCAGGGGAAGTTTACAGGACACAGCTTCGAGATGGCAGGGAAATTGCCATTAAGAAAATTGCTCAACCATCTCTCAATTCAACAGATATATCAGATGAAGACACTAAGCTTCTGGACAAAAGAAGGCGACAAATTCGTGCAGAATTGGATACTTTAGGCCATATAAGGCACAGAAACCTTGTTACTCTTCTAGCCTATATTGCAAGGCCTGATTGCCATCTATTAATCTATGATTATATGAAAAATGGTAGTATCCATCAAGCCTTAGAAAGAGTTGCAGAAGGCACTCTGGAATTAGCATGGCCTGTTCGTCACAAGATTGCCATGGGAATTGCTACAGGCCTACAGTACTTGCATTTCCACAGCACTCCAAAAATCATTCATCGTGATCTGAAGCCTGGAAACATCCTCCTTGATGAGAACTTTGAGGCCCATGTTGCAGATTTTGGCCTTGCAAAGGCCCTCCCTGACACAGCCACACACGCTACTACCTCAAATGTCGCAGGAACAGTGGGGTACATTGCCCCTGAATATCACCAGACCTTAAAGTTCACAGACAAGTGTGATGTTTATAGTTTTGGGGTTGTTCTTGCTGTTTTGGTTACAGGTAAAAATCCATATGATGATTTCTTTCAAACAATCCCACAGGCTAGTATTCCAAGATGGTTAAGAAATGTGGTGGGTTCAGAAACAGCATCTTGTGCCATAGATCCACAGATTAGAGGACAGGGCTATGATGATGAAATCTTCCTTGTCATGAAGGTTGCTTGCTTTTGCACTGATGATGACCCCAACAAGCGACCTAATACCAGAGAGGTACTCACCATGCTTTCACAAATCAGAGAATAA